From the Deltaproteobacteria bacterium PRO3 genome, one window contains:
- a CDS encoding tetratricopeptide repeat protein: MKAGVKKSPRSHIFSALIGAGALWACLGWACSRQQESPTPETAPQTLSDSLSSASQIPSPEAQQCARCHREAYDSWLTSQHAWANRRLDPAKDGAAFAKETSLSIGASRFQVTRVKGRPALVWSEAEGQERLFFPEAVIGVAPLWQYLVPAPGGRWQVFPLAWDPAAREWFHVFGEEARDPQEWGHWFNRGNNWNSQCASCHMTGFEKGYDPQTDAYHSRWRGMGVSCLQCHGEKKGHPEAAGTDENKAAAKTPGRAQDTCASCHSRREELTGRFHPGESFEDHYRLVLADQEGVYYPDGQVRQENFEYGSLLMSRMGLKGITCLDCHNPHSGKLLLPVENNALCLSCHQTPGQRGAVPIEPLAHSRHPAGSKGSLCIECHMPVTKYMIRDPRRDHGFTIPDPLLTKELGVPNACNRCHSDRSTEWAVEWTRKWFGSKMDRPSRRRARAIARAHNGDAGVVSELIALLEQEENPAWRAVLLSLLSPWSQDPRVRKHLQGALRSDHPLVRSAALRSLREAPEFSEETASLQDDPSRLVRVDALWSSVVQGKTPGSGLPELVRYLEENADQPPGALKQAQFLLARGEKDKAELWIRKAADWDRSSAYAQFMKGRVLNLLGKNMEALGAFQEAQRLEPENADYAYSLGLLNAELNRSREALELLKKTVQLDPSFGRAWYNLGLAYAQSGDVEPALRALAKAEILLADSPEPAYAIGTIVLQRGDKAKAEEALGRALARNPQFSPALELMSRISQP; this comes from the coding sequence ATGAAAGCTGGAGTGAAGAAGTCCCCACGCTCCCATATTTTTTCGGCCTTGATCGGAGCGGGGGCCCTCTGGGCATGCCTGGGATGGGCTTGCTCGCGCCAGCAAGAATCGCCCACGCCAGAAACCGCCCCCCAGACCCTGTCCGACTCGCTTTCCTCCGCCTCGCAGATCCCCTCCCCCGAGGCCCAGCAATGCGCCCGATGCCACCGCGAGGCCTACGACTCTTGGCTGACCTCGCAGCACGCCTGGGCCAATCGCCGGCTCGATCCCGCCAAAGACGGAGCGGCCTTCGCCAAAGAGACATCCCTGTCCATCGGCGCCTCGCGCTTCCAAGTCACCCGCGTCAAGGGCCGGCCGGCGCTCGTCTGGAGCGAGGCCGAGGGGCAAGAGCGCCTGTTTTTCCCAGAGGCCGTCATCGGCGTCGCGCCGCTTTGGCAATACCTGGTCCCGGCTCCGGGCGGGCGCTGGCAGGTCTTTCCGCTGGCCTGGGACCCCGCCGCCCGGGAATGGTTTCACGTCTTCGGCGAGGAGGCCCGCGATCCCCAGGAGTGGGGCCACTGGTTCAACCGGGGCAACAACTGGAACTCACAATGCGCCTCCTGCCACATGACCGGCTTCGAAAAGGGCTATGACCCCCAAACCGACGCCTACCACAGCCGTTGGCGGGGCATGGGCGTCTCCTGCCTTCAATGCCACGGCGAGAAGAAAGGGCATCCCGAGGCGGCGGGAACCGACGAAAACAAGGCCGCGGCGAAGACTCCGGGCCGGGCGCAAGACACCTGCGCCTCCTGCCATTCCCGGCGCGAGGAGCTGACGGGCCGTTTTCATCCCGGCGAATCCTTCGAGGACCATTACCGGCTCGTCCTGGCCGATCAAGAAGGGGTGTATTATCCCGACGGCCAGGTCCGGCAGGAAAATTTCGAATATGGGTCCCTCCTGATGAGCCGGATGGGCCTGAAGGGTATCACCTGTTTGGATTGCCACAATCCCCATTCGGGAAAACTCCTTCTTCCCGTGGAAAACAACGCCCTCTGCCTCTCCTGCCACCAGACGCCGGGACAACGCGGCGCCGTTCCCATCGAGCCCCTGGCCCACAGCCGCCATCCCGCGGGCAGCAAGGGCAGTCTTTGCATCGAATGCCATATGCCGGTGACCAAATACATGATTCGCGATCCCCGGCGCGATCATGGCTTTACCATTCCCGATCCCCTGCTCACGAAGGAATTGGGCGTGCCCAATGCCTGCAACCGCTGCCACTCCGACCGCTCGACCGAGTGGGCGGTGGAGTGGACCCGGAAGTGGTTTGGCTCCAAGATGGATCGCCCCAGCCGCCGTCGTGCCCGAGCGATTGCCCGCGCCCACAACGGTGATGCCGGTGTGGTCTCGGAATTAATCGCCCTCCTCGAGCAGGAAGAAAACCCCGCGTGGCGCGCGGTCTTGCTTTCCCTCCTCTCGCCCTGGTCCCAAGACCCGCGGGTGCGGAAACATTTACAAGGCGCCCTGCGGTCGGACCATCCCTTGGTGCGCTCCGCAGCCCTGCGCTCTTTGCGGGAGGCTCCCGAATTTTCTGAAGAAACGGCCTCCCTTCAGGACGACCCCAGCCGTCTGGTTCGAGTGGATGCCCTTTGGAGTTCCGTCGTTCAAGGCAAGACTCCGGGCTCGGGGCTGCCGGAGCTGGTGCGGTATCTTGAGGAAAATGCCGACCAACCGCCGGGGGCCCTCAAGCAGGCCCAGTTCCTCTTGGCCAGGGGAGAAAAAGACAAGGCGGAACTCTGGATCCGCAAGGCCGCGGATTGGGACCGGAGTTCGGCCTACGCCCAATTCATGAAGGGCCGGGTGCTCAATCTCCTGGGGAAAAACATGGAAGCCCTGGGGGCCTTTCAAGAGGCGCAACGCTTGGAGCCGGAAAACGCCGATTACGCCTATAGCCTCGGGCTTTTGAACGCGGAACTCAATCGTAGCCGTGAAGCCCTGGAACTCCTAAAAAAGACCGTTCAATTGGATCCCTCGTTCGGCCGCGCCTGGTATAACCTGGGTCTCGCCTACGCCCAGTCCGGCGACGTGGAGCCGGCCCTGCGGGCCTTGGCGAAGGCCGAAATCCTGTTGGCCGATTCGCCGGAGCCGGCGTACGCCATCGGGACGATCGTCCTGCAGCGCGGAGACAAGGCCAAGGCGGAAGAAGCCCTGGGCAGAGCCTTGGCAAGAAATCCCCAGTTTTCTCCAGCGCTGGAGTTGATGTCGAGGATTTCTCAACCGTAA
- a CDS encoding pyridoxamine 5'-phosphate oxidase family protein encodes MKELFAFLAEHRAMHLATAGGEGPHVAPLFYALDPRPFRLIFLSARETRHIQEVLRDPRAAVSVAFAGAEPREIRGAQLWGCVAAPRDATACLLRYLARFAEAGNYLPGDVLSHLWEFRVARARWIDNREGFGHRLEWSFPRGDGGDGPSGL; translated from the coding sequence GTGAAGGAGCTCTTCGCCTTTTTGGCCGAGCATCGGGCGATGCACTTGGCCACGGCGGGGGGAGAGGGGCCTCACGTCGCGCCCCTGTTCTATGCCTTGGATCCCCGACCCTTCCGCCTGATCTTCCTCTCCGCCCGCGAGACCCGGCATATCCAGGAGGTCCTCCGCGATCCCCGCGCTGCTGTCTCCGTCGCCTTTGCCGGCGCCGAGCCGAGGGAAATCCGCGGGGCCCAGCTGTGGGGGTGCGTCGCGGCGCCGCGGGATGCGACGGCCTGCCTGCTGCGCTACCTCGCGCGCTTTGCGGAGGCCGGCAATTATCTCCCGGGAGACGTTCTGTCTCACCTCTGGGAATTCCGCGTCGCGCGGGCGCGCTGGATCGACAACCGCGAGGGCTTCGGCCATCGCCTCGAATGGAGCTTCCCCCGTGGAGACGGCGGCGACGGACCTTCCGGACTTTGA
- a CDS encoding HEAT repeat domain-containing protein, producing MYRRILFTALALTWAASVSPDLPAASPETGAQVTPAADPSARAWQIIDGAMAGNVDQRRMIVDAASLGGARPKVFEYLGRAAVDKDHEVRMAVCTSLASLKSPESILLLKKLLADPIIEIGFCAAQALYSLDDPLGKEALLEVLEGQKKTGAGFFSAEKREAMGAFKTKKRFFAFLFRMGIRFAPVPGLAMGVSSMQALSKDPGVSGRSLSALAFATGRDSETREALVEALKDKDAVVRASAVHALALRNDPSAKAALIPLLDDKEDKVRYRAAVAYLRLEKVEEEAKAAESQPTPGNSPKNSPRKMSGR from the coding sequence ATGTATCGACGAATCCTTTTTACAGCCCTCGCCCTGACGTGGGCGGCCAGTGTTTCTCCCGATCTTCCCGCGGCTTCTCCGGAGACCGGAGCGCAGGTGACGCCGGCAGCGGACCCTTCGGCCAGGGCTTGGCAAATCATCGACGGGGCGATGGCCGGCAATGTGGACCAACGACGCATGATTGTGGACGCGGCGAGCCTGGGCGGGGCGCGGCCGAAGGTATTCGAATATCTGGGCAGGGCCGCGGTGGACAAGGACCATGAGGTTCGCATGGCGGTCTGCACCAGCTTGGCCTCGCTCAAATCGCCGGAGAGCATTCTTCTTCTCAAAAAATTGTTGGCGGATCCGATCATCGAGATCGGCTTTTGCGCGGCCCAGGCCCTTTACAGCCTGGACGATCCCTTGGGGAAGGAAGCCTTGTTGGAGGTCCTGGAGGGGCAAAAGAAGACCGGAGCGGGCTTCTTTTCCGCGGAGAAACGGGAAGCGATGGGGGCGTTCAAGACGAAAAAGAGATTTTTCGCCTTCCTGTTCCGAATGGGGATTCGTTTCGCCCCGGTTCCCGGGCTTGCCATGGGGGTGAGTTCCATGCAAGCGCTCAGCAAGGATCCCGGTGTCTCGGGTCGCTCGCTTTCCGCCCTCGCCTTTGCGACGGGTCGCGATTCCGAAACGCGGGAGGCCTTGGTCGAGGCATTGAAGGATAAAGACGCGGTGGTGCGTGCCTCCGCGGTCCATGCCTTGGCATTGCGGAATGATCCTTCCGCCAAGGCGGCGCTGATCCCCCTTCTGGATGACAAAGAGGACAAGGTCCGTTACCGAGCGGCGGTTGCCTACCTGAGACTGGAAAAGGTGGAGGAGGAAGCCAAGGCGGCGGAGTCGCAGCCGACCCCGGGGAACTCGCCGAAGAATTCCCCGCGGAAAATGTCCGGACGCTGA
- a CDS encoding arylsulfatase: MNSYRFPFFLAVFILAGGMGSRPAEAQGQASRAPNIVYILADDLGWKDVGFHGSDIKTPNLDKLAQGGARLEQFYAQPMCTPSRAALMTGRYPNRYGLQTAVIPSAGQYGLPTDEWILPQALKQAGYRTAIVGKWHLGHAKKEFWPRQRGFDYQYGPLLGEIDYFTHSAHGTRDWFRDNQAVVETGYATTLLGQDAAKWIENHDAKNPLFLYLTFTAPHAPYQAPQEYLDKYKNITDPNLRAYSAMITAMDDEIGRVVESLEKKGMRENTLIVFQSDNGGPRSAKVTGEVDTSGGSIPANNGPYREGKATLYEGGTRVVALANWPGKIQAGSVVEQPIHIVDMYPTLLKLAGAPLGKNKPLDGMNVWSAISEGKPSPRQEVVYGIEPFRGAVRQGDWKLVWRSILPGKIELFNIAQDPAEKNNLAAQQPAKVQELQRRIEVLAAESAKPLFLLEAFQKSWSALTETVALPRDDQAYQMEP, translated from the coding sequence ATGAACTCATATCGTTTCCCCTTTTTCCTCGCCGTATTCATCCTGGCCGGCGGCATGGGCAGCCGTCCCGCGGAGGCGCAGGGCCAGGCCTCCCGCGCTCCCAACATCGTCTACATCTTGGCCGATGACTTGGGATGGAAGGACGTCGGCTTCCATGGCTCGGATATCAAGACGCCCAACCTCGACAAGCTTGCCCAGGGAGGCGCCCGGCTCGAGCAGTTCTACGCCCAGCCGATGTGCACCCCCTCGCGCGCCGCCTTGATGACGGGCCGGTATCCCAACCGCTATGGATTGCAGACTGCTGTCATTCCTTCGGCGGGACAATATGGGCTCCCCACCGACGAATGGATCCTGCCCCAGGCCCTCAAGCAAGCGGGTTACCGGACGGCTATCGTGGGCAAGTGGCACCTGGGTCATGCCAAAAAGGAGTTTTGGCCGCGGCAAAGAGGCTTCGATTACCAATACGGACCGCTCTTGGGCGAGATCGATTATTTTACCCACTCCGCCCATGGAACACGCGACTGGTTTCGGGACAATCAGGCCGTGGTAGAAACCGGGTATGCTACCACGCTTCTCGGTCAGGACGCCGCCAAGTGGATCGAGAACCATGATGCAAAAAATCCACTCTTTCTATATTTGACCTTCACGGCGCCTCACGCGCCTTATCAGGCTCCTCAGGAATACCTCGACAAATATAAAAATATCACGGACCCCAACCTTCGCGCCTATTCGGCGATGATCACTGCCATGGACGATGAAATCGGCAGGGTGGTCGAATCGCTGGAAAAGAAAGGGATGCGCGAGAATACCCTGATCGTCTTTCAAAGCGACAACGGGGGGCCTCGCTCCGCGAAAGTCACCGGGGAGGTGGACACCTCCGGCGGATCCATTCCGGCGAACAACGGGCCGTACCGAGAGGGAAAGGCCACGCTTTACGAAGGAGGCACGCGCGTCGTGGCGCTGGCCAATTGGCCCGGAAAAATCCAGGCAGGGAGCGTGGTGGAACAGCCGATCCACATCGTGGACATGTATCCTACCTTGCTGAAATTGGCCGGAGCCCCTTTGGGGAAAAACAAGCCCCTCGACGGCATGAATGTCTGGTCGGCGATCAGCGAAGGAAAGCCCTCCCCGCGTCAAGAGGTGGTCTATGGCATCGAGCCTTTTCGCGGCGCCGTCCGCCAGGGGGACTGGAAGCTCGTATGGCGCAGTATCCTGCCCGGCAAGATCGAGCTCTTCAACATCGCCCAGGATCCCGCAGAGAAAAACAACCTCGCCGCCCAGCAGCCGGCCAAGGTCCAGGAATTGCAGAGGCGCATCGAGGTCCTGGCCGCCGAGAGCGCCAAGCCGCTGTTCCTGCTCGAGGCCTTCCAAAAATCCTGGAGCGCCCTGACCGAGACAGTGGCACTTCCCCGCGATGACCAGGCTTACCAGATGGAACCTTGA
- a CDS encoding transporter encodes MPTFKILLRNAALVLTLLSSAASDASEGGSSHYVPGAMASFIDFPSGLPYNVLSSTPGYFGSASVSRQFPIAGLLTADLSANYVGWLPTFQYDLPKKVLGGQYAFTVSIPVLSLDVDASVLGGAGGGVATSDSRSGLGDIYFSPFTMFWKKGNFHYLGSLGIYAPSGAYEVGRLANLGKNYWTFNPLFGFQYNDRESGLEAVTFLGFNFNTENNATDYQSGHEFYLDFTVDKRFKNGFAVGGTGYVFQQITGDGGTGARLGGFKGRTFGLGPVISLLRPLDKKVLFAMEAKWIPEIEVKNRLQGHYVWFKFGFIFN; translated from the coding sequence ATGCCCACATTTAAGATCCTGCTTCGCAATGCAGCCCTCGTCCTAACGCTCCTTTCCTCCGCGGCCTCCGATGCCAGCGAGGGCGGCAGCAGTCACTATGTACCGGGGGCAATGGCCTCGTTCATCGATTTTCCTTCCGGTCTTCCTTACAACGTCTTGAGCAGCACGCCCGGATATTTCGGTTCGGCCTCCGTGTCGCGTCAGTTTCCCATTGCAGGTCTTTTGACCGCGGACTTGTCAGCCAATTATGTCGGTTGGTTGCCTACCTTTCAATACGACCTGCCTAAGAAAGTATTGGGTGGCCAATACGCATTCACGGTGAGTATCCCGGTACTTTCCTTGGACGTGGATGCTAGCGTCCTGGGTGGTGCCGGGGGCGGGGTAGCCACCTCGGATTCGCGCTCTGGGCTGGGAGATATCTATTTTTCCCCCTTCACGATGTTTTGGAAAAAGGGAAATTTCCACTACCTGGGTTCCTTGGGCATTTACGCGCCTTCGGGCGCCTACGAGGTCGGCCGCCTGGCGAATTTGGGGAAGAATTATTGGACCTTCAATCCCTTGTTCGGATTCCAGTACAATGACCGCGAATCCGGCTTAGAGGCGGTCACCTTCCTGGGTTTCAACTTCAACACCGAAAACAATGCGACCGATTATCAGTCCGGCCATGAGTTCTACCTCGACTTTACCGTAGATAAGCGTTTCAAGAACGGCTTTGCTGTTGGCGGCACGGGCTACGTGTTCCAGCAAATCACCGGCGACGGCGGCACGGGCGCTAGGCTGGGCGGTTTTAAGGGCCGCACCTTCGGTTTGGGGCCGGTGATCTCCCTGCTGCGTCCCCTCGATAAAAAAGTCCTCTTTGCCATGGAGGCCAAGTGGATCCCGGAGATCGAGGTCAAGAATCGCCTCCAAGGGCATTACGTCTGGTTTAAGTTCGGCTTTATCTTCAATTGA
- a CDS encoding zinc-binding protein — MNPPGPPKLSPSRPRSILVYSCSGCSSAAQMANAIALKLDREGRAEMSCIAGIGGGVESLLRKGRVADLVLALDGCPLACVRHCLEREGLRCDRRWDLSRMGVAKKFHEDYDPVQAETLYRKIVADLEALLAEVGA; from the coding sequence ATGAATCCCCCCGGGCCCCCAAAGCTTTCGCCGTCCCGCCCTCGAAGCATCCTCGTCTACAGCTGCTCCGGCTGCTCCTCCGCCGCGCAGATGGCGAACGCGATCGCGCTTAAGCTCGACCGCGAGGGCCGAGCGGAGATGTCCTGCATCGCCGGGATCGGGGGCGGCGTCGAATCGCTGCTCCGCAAGGGCCGCGTCGCCGATCTCGTGCTCGCCCTGGACGGCTGTCCGCTGGCCTGCGTCCGGCATTGCCTGGAACGGGAAGGGCTGCGCTGTGACCGGCGCTGGGACTTGAGCCGGATGGGGGTGGCGAAGAAATTCCACGAGGACTATGACCCCGTCCAAGCCGAGACGCTGTACCGGAAGATCGTCGCGGATTTGGAAGCGCTGCTCGCGGAGGTCGGGGCGTGA